A window of the Hordeum vulgare subsp. vulgare chromosome 5H, MorexV3_pseudomolecules_assembly, whole genome shotgun sequence genome harbors these coding sequences:
- the LOC123398186 gene encoding mitogen-activated protein kinase kinase 3-like isoform X8, whose product MAGLEELKRRLQPIFFDADGNVVPPPAADGTHDDSSSDDCEVLDGGTVNLLSRSSDEYNISKLGFHKRTTRPDGDYATDKAYRCSCHDMHIFDSVGNGASSVVHRAIYVPVHRVLALKKINIFEKEKRQQILNEIRTLSAASCYPGLVEFQGVFYTPDSGEIYFALEYMDGGSLADIIRVKKFITEPVLSHMLQKVLLALRYLHEVRRLVHRDIKPANLLLNLKGDTKITDFGVTSGLHDSITMCATFLGSVTYMSPERIRNENYSYAADIWSLGLTALECATGRYPYDVSGGEADLMLQILEDPSPTPPQHMHSEEFCSFIDACLQKDADARPTCDQLLSHAFIKKYEGPGVDLAEYNKSVHDPSERLSQIAHMLAVHYYLIFDGGDDQWCHMKSFYEQDSTFRT is encoded by the exons ATGGCTGGACTGGAGGAGCTGAAGCGGAGGCTGCAGCCCATCTTCTTCGACGCCGATGGCAATGTTGTGCCGCCCCCCGCCGCCGACGGAACGCACGACGACTCCAGCTCTGACGACTGCGAG GTTTTGGATGGTGGAACTGTCAATTTATTGAGTAGGTCTTCTGATGAATATAACATCAGTAAGCTTGGCTTCCATAAACGAACAACTAGACCAGACGGTGACTATGCTACAGATAAGGCATATCGATGTTCTTGTCATGATATGCATATTTTTGATTCTGTTGGTAATGGTGCAAGCAGCGTTGTCCACAGAGCTATTTATGTGCCAGTTCATCGAGTTTTGGCACTCAAGAAAATCAACATTTTTGAGAAG GAAAAGAGACAACAGATTCTTAACGAGATTAGAACGTTATCAGCAGCATCTTGTTATCCAGGTTTAGTTGAATTCCAAGGAGTTTTTTACACTCCGGACTCTGGAGAAATATACTTTGCACTTGAGTATATGGATGGTGGTTCATTAGCAGATATTATCAGGGTCAAGAAATTCATAACAGAACCAGTTCTTTCACATATGCTACAGAAAGTGTTGCTA GCTCTGCGCTACTTGCATGAAGTGAGGCGTTTAGTTCACAGAGATATAAAGCCAGCAAATTTGCTGCTAAATCTAAAGGGTGATACAAAAATTACAGACTTTGGTGTAACTTCTGGACTTCATGATTCAATTACCATG TGTGCTACCTTCCTGGGCAGTGTAACATATATGTCTCCCGAGAGAATTCGGAACGAAAATTACTCATATGCGGCTGATATCTGGAGCCTTGGACTAACAGCGTTGGAGTGTGCAACTGGAAGATACCCATATGATGTAAGCGGGGGCGAGGCCGACCTCATGCTGCAG ATACTAGAAGATCCATCGCCAACACCACCGCAACATATGCATTCAGAGGAGTTTTGCTCGTTCATCGATGCTTGCTTGCAGAAAGATGCTGATGCAAGACCAACATGTGATCAG CTTTTGTCTCATGCCTTCATCAAGAAATACGAGGGACCTGGTGTGGACTTGGCAGAGTACAATAAAAGTGTTCATGATCCATCGGAAAGATTATCACAGATAGCACAT
- the LOC123398186 gene encoding mitogen-activated protein kinase kinase 3-like isoform X7 — protein sequence MAGLEELKRRLQPIFFDADGNVVPPPAADGTHDDSSSDDCEVLDGGTVNLLSRSSDEYNISKLGFHKRTTRPDGDYATDKAYRCSCHDMHIFDSVGNGASSVVHRAIYVPVHRVLALKKINIFEKEKRQQILNEIRTLSAASCYPGLVEFQGVFYTPDSGEIYFALEYMDGGSLADIIRVKKFITEPVLSHMLQKVLLALRYLHEVRRLVHRDIKPANLLLNLKGDTKITDFGVTSGLHDSITMCATFLGSVTYMSPERIRNENYSYAADIWSLGLTALECATGRYPYDVSGGEADLMLQILEDPSPTPPQHMHSEEFCSFIDACLQKDADARPTCDQLLSHAFIKKYEGPGVDLAEYNKSVHDPSERLSQIAHLWHPLFRTRDRNRLQHFLDALMAAARRLSSPLLAA from the exons ATGGCTGGACTGGAGGAGCTGAAGCGGAGGCTGCAGCCCATCTTCTTCGACGCCGATGGCAATGTTGTGCCGCCCCCCGCCGCCGACGGAACGCACGACGACTCCAGCTCTGACGACTGCGAG GTTTTGGATGGTGGAACTGTCAATTTATTGAGTAGGTCTTCTGATGAATATAACATCAGTAAGCTTGGCTTCCATAAACGAACAACTAGACCAGACGGTGACTATGCTACAGATAAGGCATATCGATGTTCTTGTCATGATATGCATATTTTTGATTCTGTTGGTAATGGTGCAAGCAGCGTTGTCCACAGAGCTATTTATGTGCCAGTTCATCGAGTTTTGGCACTCAAGAAAATCAACATTTTTGAGAAG GAAAAGAGACAACAGATTCTTAACGAGATTAGAACGTTATCAGCAGCATCTTGTTATCCAGGTTTAGTTGAATTCCAAGGAGTTTTTTACACTCCGGACTCTGGAGAAATATACTTTGCACTTGAGTATATGGATGGTGGTTCATTAGCAGATATTATCAGGGTCAAGAAATTCATAACAGAACCAGTTCTTTCACATATGCTACAGAAAGTGTTGCTA GCTCTGCGCTACTTGCATGAAGTGAGGCGTTTAGTTCACAGAGATATAAAGCCAGCAAATTTGCTGCTAAATCTAAAGGGTGATACAAAAATTACAGACTTTGGTGTAACTTCTGGACTTCATGATTCAATTACCATG TGTGCTACCTTCCTGGGCAGTGTAACATATATGTCTCCCGAGAGAATTCGGAACGAAAATTACTCATATGCGGCTGATATCTGGAGCCTTGGACTAACAGCGTTGGAGTGTGCAACTGGAAGATACCCATATGATGTAAGCGGGGGCGAGGCCGACCTCATGCTGCAG ATACTAGAAGATCCATCGCCAACACCACCGCAACATATGCATTCAGAGGAGTTTTGCTCGTTCATCGATGCTTGCTTGCAGAAAGATGCTGATGCAAGACCAACATGTGATCAG CTTTTGTCTCATGCCTTCATCAAGAAATACGAGGGACCTGGTGTGGACTTGGCAGAGTACAATAAAAGTGTTCATGATCCATCGGAAAGATTATCACAGATAGCACAT